Proteins co-encoded in one Haloarcula pelagica genomic window:
- a CDS encoding metallophosphoesterase: MPDAADDAVYYVISDLHIGGDEQLEHVEFLDELLAFLERLETTDEDAELLINGDAFGLWEFTGADGPEKFDILVETYPELFEQLRATGEAIPITLLPGNHDHELAAYDEYVERFAEYNVELVQTESTTRPVGDRTIWFEHGHQQDPNNRIEDFGNPDATPLGYYYNTLVTSRAGKLSDRGRFNWLKDVQAVTPTERMPNWIVSKYFYREMNPLIRYAAIPFLFLFNVSAVLAVLAGLDLVGLWSLPVTQTEAFLGQFGQAGATVYLILSVNVTIAGLLLIVGIPVSFLIRDARKTIDRFGVFETDLTVDPSEPYEDAAREVFDEHPETAIYCYGHTHRPRTTEVDGRLLVNTGTWLKRLHRRDVIAGRLPPVFYPSYQLCAVRMTAGEDGIVVDYQGIDKPNPSAEELTRTERLLTLGREPDPSLPDRQIVAVEDD, from the coding sequence ATGCGGTCTACTACGTCATCAGTGACCTCCACATCGGCGGCGACGAGCAACTGGAACACGTCGAGTTCCTCGACGAACTCCTGGCCTTTCTGGAGCGACTGGAGACGACCGACGAGGACGCGGAGCTGCTCATCAACGGTGACGCCTTCGGCCTCTGGGAGTTTACCGGGGCCGACGGGCCCGAGAAGTTCGACATCCTCGTCGAGACGTATCCCGAACTGTTCGAACAACTCCGGGCGACCGGTGAGGCGATCCCGATTACACTGCTTCCCGGGAACCACGACCACGAGTTGGCGGCCTACGACGAGTACGTCGAGCGGTTCGCCGAGTACAACGTCGAACTGGTGCAGACAGAATCGACCACCCGGCCGGTCGGCGATCGGACGATCTGGTTCGAACACGGCCACCAACAGGACCCGAACAACCGGATCGAGGACTTCGGGAATCCGGACGCGACGCCGCTTGGCTACTACTACAACACGCTCGTGACCAGTCGAGCCGGGAAGCTCTCCGACCGGGGGCGGTTCAACTGGCTGAAAGACGTACAGGCGGTGACGCCGACCGAACGGATGCCCAACTGGATCGTCTCGAAGTACTTCTACCGCGAGATGAACCCCTTGATCCGGTACGCCGCGATCCCGTTCCTGTTCCTGTTCAACGTCAGTGCGGTCCTCGCGGTCCTCGCCGGATTGGATCTCGTGGGGCTCTGGTCGCTCCCGGTCACCCAGACCGAGGCGTTCCTGGGACAGTTCGGTCAGGCCGGCGCGACGGTGTACCTGATACTGTCGGTCAACGTCACGATCGCCGGCCTGCTGTTGATCGTCGGTATCCCCGTCTCGTTCCTGATACGGGATGCCAGGAAGACGATCGACCGGTTCGGTGTCTTCGAGACCGACCTGACTGTCGATCCCAGTGAGCCGTACGAAGACGCCGCCAGGGAGGTGTTCGACGAACACCCCGAGACGGCGATCTACTGCTACGGGCACACACACCGGCCACGGACGACCGAGGTCGACGGGCGACTGCTCGTCAACACCGGTACGTGGCTGAAGCGCCTCCACCGCCGGGACGTTATCGCCGGCCGGCTTCCACCGGTGTTTTACCCGTCGTACCAGCTCTGTGCCGTCCGCATGACGGCTGGCGAGGACGGCATCGTCGTCGACTACCAGGGGATCGACAAACCGAACCCCAGCGCCGAGGAACTCACGCGGACGGAGCGGCTGCTCACGCTGGGCAGAGAACCGGACCCATCGCTCCCCGATCGACAGATCGTCGCCGTCGAGGACGACTGA
- a CDS encoding MOSC domain-containing protein has product MAHIERLTVYPVKALDGMDREESEILPGGTLAFDREFALHDADGAAYNGKQAAAVHDLSTAFEPATRGLTVDAPDERQEFALGTEDGRARAGAWFSDFFGVDLTVVRDTDRGYVDRREMGPSVISTATLETVASWFADVTVDGARRRLRANIEVGGVPAFWEDRFVGADAPAFEAGGVRIEGVTPCGRCVVPERDPDTGEPTPEFREQFVRRRRETFPDWADRDAFDHFYTLMLIARIPERDRGKTIAVGDEVEVVDG; this is encoded by the coding sequence GTGGCACACATCGAGCGACTCACCGTCTATCCGGTCAAGGCACTGGACGGCATGGACCGCGAGGAGAGCGAGATACTGCCGGGCGGGACCCTCGCGTTCGACCGCGAGTTCGCCCTCCACGACGCCGACGGGGCGGCCTACAACGGGAAACAGGCCGCCGCGGTCCACGACCTGTCGACGGCGTTCGAGCCGGCGACCCGGGGGCTGACGGTCGATGCACCCGACGAGCGCCAGGAGTTCGCGCTCGGAACCGAGGACGGCCGAGCGCGGGCGGGTGCGTGGTTCAGCGACTTCTTCGGCGTCGACCTGACCGTCGTCCGTGACACCGACCGCGGCTACGTCGACCGCCGTGAGATGGGGCCGTCGGTGATCAGCACGGCCACGCTGGAGACGGTCGCCTCGTGGTTCGCGGACGTGACCGTCGACGGTGCGCGGCGGCGCCTGCGTGCGAACATCGAGGTCGGCGGAGTGCCGGCGTTCTGGGAGGACCGCTTCGTCGGGGCCGACGCGCCGGCGTTCGAGGCCGGCGGCGTCCGGATCGAGGGCGTGACCCCCTGTGGCCGCTGTGTCGTCCCGGAGCGAGACCCCGATACAGGCGAGCCCACACCGGAGTTCCGCGAGCAGTTCGTCCGGCGCCGCCGGGAGACGTTTCCCGACTGGGCCGACCGGGACGCGTTCGATCACTTCTACACGCTGATGCTCATCGCCCGGATTCCCGAGCGCGACCGCGGGAAGACGATCGCTGTCGGCGACGAAGTCGAGGTCGTCGACGGGTAG